From one Acidobacteriota bacterium genomic stretch:
- the aroF gene encoding 3-deoxy-7-phosphoheptulonate synthase, which yields MLIVMKPDASAEQVKRVLEIIEHLGFRPHAMPGASRTAIGITGNQGAVDPAHFENLPGVADAIRVTKQYKLISRDLRPEKSIVKVGNATIGGSELAVIAGPCAVETVEQVFAAAEAVAKSGAKFFRGGAFKPRTSPYAFQGKGEDGLKILAEVRERYGLNIVTEAMDERGVDLVEKYGDCIQIGARNMQNFSLLKYVGRTRKPILLKRGLSATLDEFLLAAEYIMAEGNYDVILCERGIRTFADHARNTMDLSIVPAVQRLTHLPIIIDPSHGTGRNYMVNPLARAGVAVGADGLIIEIHPCPEEALCDGAQALTLDQYAELYEQVQAIHTVVSAPSFAVAEA from the coding sequence ATCTTGGATTTCGCCCGCACGCGATGCCGGGAGCGTCGCGGACGGCGATCGGGATCACCGGCAACCAGGGCGCGGTCGATCCGGCGCATTTCGAGAATTTGCCGGGCGTCGCCGATGCGATCCGCGTCACGAAGCAGTACAAGCTGATCTCGCGTGATCTGCGGCCTGAAAAATCGATCGTCAAGGTCGGAAACGCAACCATCGGCGGCAGCGAACTGGCGGTGATCGCGGGACCCTGCGCGGTCGAAACCGTCGAGCAGGTCTTCGCGGCGGCCGAAGCGGTCGCGAAGAGCGGCGCGAAGTTCTTCCGCGGCGGCGCCTTCAAGCCGCGAACCTCTCCGTATGCCTTTCAGGGCAAGGGCGAGGATGGTTTGAAGATCCTTGCCGAAGTGCGCGAGCGTTACGGGCTGAACATCGTGACGGAAGCAATGGACGAACGCGGCGTCGATCTCGTCGAGAAATACGGCGATTGCATCCAGATCGGGGCGCGCAATATGCAAAACTTCTCGCTGCTCAAGTACGTCGGACGGACCCGCAAACCGATCCTGCTCAAACGCGGTCTTTCGGCGACGCTCGATGAATTTCTGCTTGCCGCCGAGTACATTATGGCTGAAGGAAACTACGACGTCATACTTTGCGAACGCGGGATCCGCACGTTTGCGGACCACGCGCGCAACACGATGGACCTATCGATCGTTCCCGCCGTCCAACGCCTGACGCATCTGCCGATAATCATCGATCCGTCACACGGCACGGGTCGCAATTATATGGTGAATCCCCTGGCGCGTGCCGGCGTTGCCGTCGGCGCCGACGGTTTGATCATCGAGATCCATCCGTGTCCCGAAGAGGCGCTCTGCGACGGCGCACAGGCTTTGACGCTCGATCAATATGCCGAACTCTATGAGCAGGTTCAGGCGATCCATACGGTTGTTTCGGCGCCGTCGTTCGCGGTCGCCGAAGCGTAA
- a CDS encoding F0F1 ATP synthase subunit epsilon: MLNLEIVTPEKKVLDATVDSVTIPTASGDVGIMTNHAPLISALRSGVLSYTKGGQSEKMVIAGGFVEISNNKVSILADFAETTDDIDAENAKQSLDAAGRALSGWQGTAEEYESHKDNLDRAQARAQLAAGK; this comes from the coding sequence ATGTTGAATTTAGAAATCGTAACACCTGAAAAAAAGGTCCTTGACGCGACGGTCGATTCGGTGACGATTCCGACCGCTTCGGGCGATGTTGGAATTATGACGAATCACGCGCCGTTGATCTCTGCTCTTCGTTCGGGCGTTTTGAGTTACACCAAAGGCGGGCAGTCGGAAAAGATGGTGATTGCCGGCGGTTTTGTCGAGATCAGCAACAACAAGGTTTCGATTCTCGCCGATTTTGCCGAAACGACGGATGATATCGACGCCGAAAATGCCAAACAGTCTCTCGATGCGGCCGGAAGGGCTCTCTCCGGTTGGCAGGGAACGGCTGAGGAATACGAAAGCCACAAGGACAATCTCGACCGGGCTCAGGCGCGTGCGCAACTCGCTGCCGGCAAATAG
- the atpD gene encoding F0F1 ATP synthase subunit beta: MAKNDTLQIGQVVQVIGPVVDVEFSNNYLPPIYQALRITSDGFDVESTIDVIAEVQQHLGEGRVRAVSMLPTDGMVRGMKVIDQGGPITVPVGAATLGRVMNVIGDPVDELGDVVSDTRASIHRHAPAFDEQSTVLEMFETGIKVIDLIQPFLRGGKIGLFGGAGVGKTVLIMELINNVAKGRDGYSVFAGVGERTREGNDLLREMVESEVITYGPEFMKNFKENHAFDLTKVDHESIKGSKVALVYGQMTEPPGARLRVALSGLTVAEYFRDQGNDVLFFVDNIFRFTQAGSEVSALLGRMPSAVGYQPNLASEMGEMQERITSTKTGAITSIQAVYVPADDYTDPAPATTFAHLDAVTALSRQIVELGIYPAVDPLASNSRILDPQIVGDEHYNVAQSVKKILQRYKDLQDIIAILGLDELSEDDKLTVSRARKIQRFFSQPFTVGEQFTGLKGEYVKVPDTIKGFKAILDGECDDMPEQAFYMVGTIEQAREKAKKMAAAA, encoded by the coding sequence ATGGCTAAGAATGACACCCTACAGATCGGACAGGTAGTTCAGGTTATCGGACCGGTCGTGGACGTAGAGTTTTCAAACAATTATTTACCGCCGATCTATCAGGCGCTTCGCATCACCAGCGACGGTTTCGACGTTGAGTCGACGATCGACGTCATTGCGGAAGTTCAGCAGCATCTTGGCGAAGGCCGCGTCCGCGCGGTTTCGATGCTTCCGACCGACGGTATGGTCCGCGGAATGAAGGTCATCGACCAGGGCGGACCGATCACGGTTCCGGTCGGCGCGGCGACGCTCGGCCGCGTGATGAACGTTATCGGCGATCCGGTCGACGAACTCGGCGACGTCGTCAGCGACACGCGCGCCTCGATCCATCGTCACGCCCCGGCGTTTGACGAGCAGTCGACGGTTCTTGAGATGTTCGAAACGGGCATCAAGGTCATCGACCTCATCCAACCGTTCCTTCGTGGCGGAAAGATCGGCCTTTTCGGCGGTGCGGGCGTTGGCAAGACGGTTCTCATTATGGAACTCATCAACAACGTCGCCAAAGGCCGTGACGGTTATTCGGTGTTTGCCGGAGTTGGTGAGCGAACACGCGAAGGAAACGATCTTCTGCGCGAAATGGTCGAGTCCGAGGTCATCACGTACGGTCCGGAGTTTATGAAGAACTTCAAGGAGAACCACGCTTTTGATCTGACAAAGGTCGATCATGAATCGATCAAGGGGTCTAAGGTGGCGCTTGTTTACGGACAGATGACGGAACCGCCGGGAGCGCGCCTTCGGGTCGCGTTGTCGGGTCTGACCGTCGCCGAGTATTTCCGTGATCAGGGCAACGACGTGCTTTTCTTCGTCGACAACATCTTCCGTTTCACGCAGGCCGGTTCGGAAGTGTCCGCGCTTCTCGGGCGTATGCCTTCGGCGGTCGGTTACCAGCCGAACCTCGCGTCCGAAATGGGCGAAATGCAGGAGCGCATCACGTCGACGAAAACGGGCGCGATCACGTCGATCCAGGCCGTTTACGTCCCGGCCGACGATTACACCGATCCGGCGCCGGCGACGACCTTCGCGCACCTTGACGCCGTCACCGCTCTGTCCCGCCAGATCGTCGAACTCGGGATCTATCCGGCCGTCGATCCGCTGGCTTCTAACTCGCGCATCCTTGATCCGCAGATCGTCGGTGACGAACACTACAACGTCGCGCAGTCGGTCAAGAAGATCCTGCAGCGCTACAAAGACCTTCAGGACATCATCGCGATCCTCGGTCTCGACGAATTGTCGGAAGACGACAAACTGACCGTTTCGCGGGCCCGCAAGATCCAGCGCTTCTTCTCGCAGCCGTTCACGGTCGGTGAACAGTTCACGGGGCTCAAGGGCGAATACGTCAAGGTTCCGGACACGATCAAGGGCTTCAAGGCGATCCTCGACGGCGAATGCGACGATATGCCGGAACAGGCCTTCTATATGGTCGGAACGATCGAACAGGCGCGCGAAAAGGCCAAGAAGATGGCGGCGGCAGCTTAG
- a CDS encoding PhoH family protein, producing the protein MSNLRKIELPPAGLKTLFGVQDQNIKYLETLLDISIGARGNEIILDGDPQDIAAVERILRDFAELFDEGNHFTDKELRDAFKQIAEDRAFSLKDYFTRSRFNPSGKKQVGPKTANQRKYIEAIQDHDLTFGIGPAGTGKSYLSVAMAVQALFTKQVSRIILTRPAVEAGEKLGFLPGDLQDKVDPYLRPLYDALFDLVDAEKVTKMLEKRIIEIAPLAFMRGRSLNDSFIILDEAQNTTGEQMKMFLTRIGFGSKVVVTGDVTQIDLPRGQRSGLKEAERVLQNIDEIEFVYFDKRDVVRHRLVQLIVEAYENEAPQIRDEDTPHRNARDLQ; encoded by the coding sequence TTGAGCAATTTAAGAAAGATCGAACTTCCGCCGGCTGGTCTCAAGACCCTTTTCGGCGTTCAGGATCAAAACATAAAATATCTTGAAACGCTGCTCGACATCTCGATCGGTGCTCGCGGCAATGAGATCATCCTCGACGGCGACCCGCAGGACATCGCCGCCGTCGAGCGGATCCTGCGCGACTTTGCCGAGCTTTTCGACGAAGGCAATCATTTCACCGACAAGGAATTGCGCGACGCTTTCAAGCAGATCGCGGAAGATCGGGCGTTTTCGCTGAAGGACTATTTCACGCGATCGCGCTTCAATCCGTCCGGCAAGAAGCAGGTCGGTCCGAAGACCGCGAATCAACGCAAGTACATTGAAGCGATCCAGGATCACGATCTGACGTTCGGCATCGGACCGGCGGGAACGGGAAAATCCTATCTTTCGGTCGCGATGGCCGTCCAAGCGCTGTTCACGAAACAGGTTTCGCGGATCATCCTGACCCGTCCGGCGGTCGAAGCGGGCGAGAAACTCGGTTTTCTTCCGGGAGATCTTCAGGACAAGGTCGACCCTTACCTTCGTCCCCTGTACGACGCGCTTTTTGATCTTGTTGACGCCGAGAAGGTTACCAAGATGCTTGAAAAACGGATCATCGAGATCGCTCCGCTCGCATTTATGCGCGGGCGCTCGCTCAACGATTCGTTCATCATTCTCGACGAAGCGCAGAATACGACCGGCGAGCAGATGAAGATGTTTTTGACGCGCATCGGATTCGGTTCCAAGGTCGTCGTCACCGGCGACGTCACGCAGATCGATCTCCCGCGCGGCCAGCGCAGCGGTCTCAAGGAGGCGGAACGGGTTCTGCAGAACATCGACGAAATCGAATTCGTTTATTTCGACAAACGGGACGTCGTCCGCCACCGGTTGGTGCAATTGATCGTCGAGGCTTACGAGAACGAGGCGCCGCAAATCCGGGACGAAGACACTCCGCACCGCAATGCACGAGATCTACAATAA
- the ybeY gene encoding rRNA maturation RNase YbeY encodes MHEIYNNQRKVKVSRRAFEKFLESIFDSIEETRTRSAVIALVSDRKMRGLNRDFRGKDATTDVLSFPFEPDEFDSGDNLGDIVISVEQAARQATENGLDLESEIKQLILHGVLHLCGYDHETDDGEMNSRELGLREMFGI; translated from the coding sequence ATGCACGAGATCTACAATAATCAAAGGAAAGTTAAGGTGTCGCGGCGGGCGTTCGAGAAGTTTCTTGAGTCGATCTTTGACTCGATCGAAGAAACGCGGACGAGATCGGCCGTGATCGCGCTTGTCTCCGACCGCAAGATGCGCGGACTCAACCGTGATTTTCGCGGCAAGGACGCGACGACCGACGTTCTTTCCTTCCCTTTCGAACCCGATGAATTCGATTCCGGCGACAATCTCGGCGACATCGTGATCTCGGTTGAACAGGCGGCGCGGCAAGCGACTGAGAACGGACTTGACCTTGAATCCGAGATCAAGCAACTGATCCTGCACGGCGTGCTTCATCTTTGCGGGTACGACCACGAAACCGACGACGGCGAGATGAATTCGCGGGAATTGGGATTGCGGGAGATGTTTGGTATCTGA
- a CDS encoding methyltransferase domain-containing protein, with amino-acid sequence MLLAIAKFVTRVVSTALLVRSGPSHPSGNELFERFIERATALERPKVLELGTKRMIESVKTKHDDWLPNAERFDGFDIQEGIDADIVGDVHRLSEIVGAETYDVVISCSSFEHFKYPQLAAHEIMKTLKIGGLLFIQTHQSYPIHGVPNDYYRFSRDALAALFGTKMGFDVIATDYEFPVRIFTPETPSALMKAYMNTRLFGEKLAPTPEEYLYEL; translated from the coding sequence ATGCTTCTTGCAATTGCAAAATTCGTGACCCGTGTCGTTTCAACCGCATTGCTCGTGCGAAGCGGCCCGAGTCATCCGTCCGGAAACGAGCTCTTCGAGCGCTTCATTGAGCGCGCAACGGCGCTTGAGCGCCCGAAAGTCCTTGAACTCGGGACAAAACGGATGATCGAGTCCGTCAAAACGAAACACGACGATTGGTTGCCGAACGCCGAACGGTTCGACGGCTTTGACATCCAGGAAGGCATCGACGCCGATATCGTCGGCGACGTCCACCGGCTCAGCGAGATCGTCGGCGCTGAAACGTACGATGTCGTTATCTCCTGTTCGTCGTTCGAGCATTTCAAATACCCCCAACTCGCGGCGCACGAGATAATGAAAACCCTCAAGATCGGCGGACTTCTGTTCATTCAAACCCATCAGTCGTATCCGATCCACGGCGTTCCAAACGACTATTATCGATTTTCGCGCGACGCACTTGCAGCGCTTTTCGGAACGAAAATGGGTTTTGACGTGATCGCCACCGATTACGAATTCCCGGTCCGGATCTTCACGCCCGAAACCCCTTCGGCGCTGATGAAAGCATATATGAACACCCGTCTCTTCGGCGAAAAACTCGCCCCGACGCCGGAAGAATATCTTTACGAGTTGTAA
- a CDS encoding VCBS repeat-containing protein, whose product MISVNVSGADGDLDTTFNFVGFRFVPIGNTAYVKQIAVQTDGKIVAAGDTYSGTDYDFALVRYNADGSLDSSFGTGGKLTTAFASGSNDFAFGVAIQNDGKILVAGWTNVAGGSIDFAVARYNSNGNLDTTFHTDGKVTTNIGTIQADDQARAIALQTDGKIVVAGFSHSGSDDDFAVVRYNSDGNLDTSFDTDGKVTTPIGTSTDEAHSVAVQTDGKIIVGGWLVGPNAMAVVRYNSNGSLDTAFDGDGKVTTSIGVNCEAYAVAVQPDGKILLGGFSRASTDNDFTLIRYNSDGGLDTSFDTDGKAITPIGSGSDMAHSIAIQPNGKILLAGSSNNGTNDDFALARYNANGSLDSAAIAATGASLFGTGGFVTTALAGIDYARSVKLQPDGKIVVGGTSNNQFVVARYKNAILKPIFDYDGDGKSDISIFRPSNGQWWLSRSTAGVIAHTFGNSSDRIIPADFTGDGKSDVAMFRPSNGEWFVLRSEDYSFYSFPFGLSTDVPVPADYDGDGRTDAAVFRPSNATWYIQRSSGGTTIQGFGAATDLPVPADYDGDGKADIAIFRPSLGQWWLMRSGAGVIAVTFGNSTDKPVPGDFTGDGKSDIAIWRASSGEWFILRSENYSFYSFPFGANGDIPSPADYDGDGLFDAAVFRGSSGTWYVSRSSQGLLIQQFGATGDRPTPAAFVP is encoded by the coding sequence GTGATTTCAGTCAACGTATCGGGCGCTGATGGGGACCTCGATACGACATTCAACTTTGTCGGCTTCAGATTTGTTCCGATCGGCAACACTGCTTACGTCAAGCAGATCGCGGTTCAAACGGACGGAAAGATCGTCGCCGCAGGCGACACTTACTCCGGGACCGATTATGATTTTGCATTGGTCCGATACAACGCCGACGGAAGCCTCGATTCGTCATTCGGCACCGGCGGCAAACTGACGACCGCTTTTGCCTCAGGTTCCAACGACTTCGCCTTCGGAGTCGCAATACAAAACGACGGCAAAATCCTGGTCGCGGGTTGGACCAACGTTGCCGGCGGCAGCATCGACTTCGCGGTCGCCCGTTACAATTCAAACGGAAACCTGGACACGACATTCCATACCGACGGTAAAGTGACGACCAACATCGGAACGATTCAGGCCGACGATCAGGCTCGCGCCATAGCCCTGCAAACGGATGGGAAGATCGTCGTCGCCGGTTTCTCGCACAGCGGCTCCGACGACGACTTTGCCGTCGTACGGTATAACTCGGACGGCAATCTGGACACCTCGTTCGACACCGACGGCAAGGTCACCACACCAATTGGCACAAGCACCGACGAGGCTCATTCTGTCGCGGTTCAAACCGACGGCAAGATCATCGTCGGCGGCTGGCTCGTCGGCCCGAATGCGATGGCCGTCGTTAGATACAACTCCAACGGCAGCCTTGACACGGCATTCGACGGCGACGGCAAGGTTACCACATCAATCGGAGTCAATTGCGAGGCCTACGCCGTGGCAGTTCAGCCGGACGGGAAGATCCTGCTTGGCGGATTCTCGCGGGCCTCGACGGACAATGACTTTACACTGATCCGGTACAACTCCGACGGCGGTCTCGATACATCGTTCGATACGGACGGAAAGGCGATTACGCCGATCGGTTCCGGCTCGGATATGGCCCATTCGATCGCTATCCAACCAAATGGAAAGATCCTTCTCGCCGGATCCTCGAACAACGGGACAAACGACGATTTTGCGCTCGCGAGATACAATGCGAACGGCTCACTGGACAGCGCGGCGATAGCGGCGACGGGTGCAAGCCTCTTCGGAACCGGCGGATTCGTGACGACTGCGCTCGCCGGAATAGACTACGCGCGTTCAGTCAAACTCCAACCCGACGGAAAAATCGTCGTCGGTGGAACGTCAAACAACCAGTTTGTCGTCGCAAGATACAAGAACGCGATCTTAAAGCCGATCTTCGATTACGACGGCGACGGGAAAAGCGATATTTCGATCTTTCGTCCTTCGAACGGGCAATGGTGGCTCAGCAGATCGACGGCAGGGGTTATCGCCCACACTTTCGGAAACTCCTCGGACAGGATCATCCCGGCCGATTTCACCGGCGACGGCAAGTCGGACGTTGCGATGTTCCGTCCCTCAAATGGCGAGTGGTTCGTCCTGCGGAGCGAGGATTACTCTTTCTACAGTTTCCCATTCGGCCTCTCGACCGACGTGCCGGTCCCGGCCGATTATGACGGCGACGGCAGAACGGACGCGGCGGTGTTTCGACCGTCCAACGCGACGTGGTATATCCAGCGATCTTCCGGCGGAACGACGATCCAGGGTTTCGGCGCAGCGACCGACCTTCCTGTTCCGGCCGATTATGACGGCGACGGCAAGGCCGACATCGCGATCTTCCGTCCAAGCCTCGGCCAATGGTGGCTGATGCGCTCGGGCGCCGGCGTGATCGCGGTGACGTTCGGCAATTCGACCGACAAGCCTGTGCCGGGCGACTTTACGGGCGACGGCAAGTCCGACATCGCGATTTGGCGCGCATCGAGCGGCGAGTGGTTCATTCTTCGAAGCGAGAACTACTCGTTCTACAGCTTTCCGTTCGGCGCGAACGGCGACATTCCGTCGCCGGCCGACTACGATGGTGACGGACTTTTCGATGCCGCTGTCTTTCGTGGAAGCAGCGGCACCTGGTACGTTTCGCGATCGAGCCAAGGTTTGCTGATCCAACAGTTCGGCGCGACCGGAGACCGGCCGACGCCGGCAGCATTTGTTCCCTAA
- the hflX gene encoding GTPase HflX, giving the protein MSISNVHGFTKGLKHNQLRRIERLATRRVAPEQIVSPELARQMTEISHETGRQIGVLLNRKGQVEYVMVGNAKQIEMPDFGRARVSADRFRGLRCVHTHLNGEKLTPDDLTDLALLRLDLMSAIQVNSLTGLPDLVYSAHLVPSTAEKLETEAQSLPYEFLEPDIPSQLDANFLALINSLENEMARGRLTARSKQTNRDRVILVGVTTGYVSDAEESIAELEELALSADVVVLDKIVQRRPQIDPKTVLGRGKLEELLVRSMRLGADLIVFDTELSPSQVRSISEITDLKVIDRPQLILDIFAQRAQSREGKLQVELAQLKYLLPRLAQGQNSAFSRLAGGIGGRGPGETKLETDRRRVRDKISQLEKQVDNLGRQRQERRKNRVQKNLPIISLVGYTNAGKSTLLNTLTQSKVYTEKKMFATLDPTSRRLRLPYDQEVIINDTVGFIRDLPETLVAAFRATLEEISDSDLLVHVVDASNPNALAQIESVEKILGELNLNEIPEIVVLNKADLVEETTLAALERQITIDKNRETVAVSALAAKTLRPMVERIEATIGKAIAI; this is encoded by the coding sequence ATTTCTATCAGCAACGTTCACGGATTTACCAAAGGCCTGAAGCACAACCAATTGCGCCGTATCGAACGGCTCGCCACGCGACGGGTCGCTCCCGAGCAGATCGTCTCACCCGAACTCGCCCGCCAGATGACCGAGATCTCGCACGAAACGGGACGTCAGATCGGCGTTCTCCTGAATCGCAAGGGACAGGTCGAGTACGTTATGGTCGGCAACGCGAAGCAGATCGAAATGCCGGATTTCGGACGCGCGCGCGTTTCGGCGGATCGTTTTCGCGGCCTGCGATGCGTGCACACCCATCTCAACGGCGAGAAACTGACGCCGGATGACCTGACCGATCTTGCGCTTCTCCGGCTCGACCTGATGTCGGCGATCCAGGTCAATTCCCTCACGGGACTTCCCGATCTGGTTTACTCGGCACATCTCGTACCTTCGACTGCCGAAAAACTCGAGACCGAAGCGCAGTCGCTGCCATATGAATTCCTCGAACCGGATATTCCGTCGCAACTCGATGCGAACTTTCTCGCGCTGATAAACTCGCTCGAAAACGAGATGGCGCGCGGCCGTCTGACGGCGCGAAGCAAGCAGACCAACCGCGACCGCGTGATCCTTGTCGGCGTCACCACCGGCTATGTTTCGGACGCCGAAGAGTCGATCGCCGAGCTTGAGGAACTGGCGCTTTCGGCGGATGTTGTGGTTCTCGACAAAATCGTCCAGCGCCGGCCGCAGATCGACCCGAAAACGGTTCTCGGACGCGGCAAACTCGAAGAACTATTGGTTCGTTCGATGCGCCTCGGCGCGGATCTGATCGTTTTCGACACCGAGCTTTCGCCGTCGCAGGTGCGTTCGATCTCGGAGATCACCGATTTGAAGGTCATCGACCGCCCGCAGTTGATCCTCGATATCTTCGCGCAGCGCGCGCAATCGCGCGAGGGCAAACTGCAGGTCGAGTTGGCGCAGCTGAAGTATCTTTTGCCCCGTCTCGCACAAGGGCAAAACTCGGCGTTCTCGCGATTGGCAGGCGGAATCGGCGGGCGCGGGCCCGGGGAAACCAAGCTCGAGACCGATCGCCGCCGTGTGCGCGACAAGATCTCGCAGCTCGAAAAACAGGTTGACAACCTCGGTCGCCAGCGGCAGGAGCGGCGCAAGAACCGCGTCCAGAAGAATCTCCCGATCATTTCGCTGGTCGGTTACACGAATGCCGGCAAATCGACGCTGCTCAATACACTGACTCAGAGCAAGGTCTACACAGAAAAGAAGATGTTTGCCACGCTCGACCCGACTTCGCGTCGATTGCGTCTGCCGTACGATCAGGAAGTGATCATCAATGACACGGTCGGGTTCATACGCGATCTGCCGGAAACGCTCGTCGCCGCGTTTCGTGCGACATTGGAAGAGATCTCGGACAGCGACCTCTTGGTCCACGTCGTCGATGCCTCGAACCCGAACGCCTTGGCGCAGATCGAATCGGTCGAAAAGATCCTCGGCGAACTCAACCTGAACGAGATCCCGGAGATCGTGGTCCTCAATAAGGCCGACTTGGTCGAAGAAACGACGCTCGCCGCGCTCGAAAGGCAAATCACGATCGACAAGAACCGCGAAACGGTCGCGGTTTCGGCTCTTGCCGCAAAGACCCTGCGGCCGATGGTCGAGAGGATCGAAGCAACAATCGGAAAAGCGATCGCGATTTGA
- a CDS encoding IS5 family transposase, with protein sequence MKNKQLTLMDAMLTMSRRKKTSRAVETLESIGKLVDWEALVKIVEPLDRTREGRGGRPPVPFEVKLRMLFLQHTFNLSDEELEDQLIDRLSFQQFVGLGYDEEVPDFTTFWKFKEKLAKAGLTQKIFGEIVSQIESRGLILKKGTIVDATLIRSANRPLTKENREKAKPSRQIDTDAAGAVKHRKKYYGYKGHIGMDAGSKIIRKCDLTPANVADLDRMHEMMSGDEQSVWADKGYRLRRDKEAARKMGIFYGVLDRAARAKPLTKRQKRRNRGKSAVRRSVEHVFGYMRKKLKVTVLGARNRIRNTLRFEMWCTVYNVLRASFLLRRQCA encoded by the coding sequence ATGAAAAACAAGCAACTGACGCTGATGGATGCGATGCTGACGATGTCGAGACGGAAGAAGACGAGCCGGGCGGTCGAGACGCTGGAATCAATCGGCAAACTGGTGGACTGGGAAGCGTTGGTGAAGATCGTCGAGCCGTTGGACAGGACGCGCGAGGGACGGGGCGGGAGGCCGCCGGTGCCGTTCGAGGTGAAGCTGAGGATGCTGTTTCTGCAACACACATTCAATCTGAGCGACGAGGAGCTTGAGGATCAGCTGATCGACCGGTTGTCGTTTCAGCAGTTCGTGGGGCTGGGATACGACGAGGAGGTTCCGGATTTCACGACGTTCTGGAAGTTCAAGGAAAAGCTGGCGAAGGCGGGGTTGACGCAGAAGATATTCGGGGAGATCGTGAGTCAGATCGAGTCCCGCGGATTGATCCTGAAGAAGGGGACGATCGTTGACGCGACCTTGATCAGGAGCGCGAACCGGCCGCTGACGAAAGAGAACCGGGAGAAGGCAAAGCCGAGCCGGCAGATCGACACGGATGCGGCGGGAGCGGTCAAGCACCGGAAGAAATACTACGGTTACAAGGGGCATATCGGGATGGATGCGGGAAGCAAGATCATCCGCAAGTGCGACCTGACGCCGGCGAACGTGGCCGATCTGGACCGGATGCACGAGATGATGAGCGGTGACGAGCAGAGCGTTTGGGCTGACAAAGGCTACCGGCTGCGGCGGGACAAGGAGGCGGCGCGGAAGATGGGAATCTTCTACGGCGTGCTTGACAGGGCGGCCCGGGCGAAGCCGCTGACGAAGAGACAGAAGCGGCGCAATCGCGGCAAATCCGCGGTCCGGAGGTCGGTGGAGCATGTCTTCGGATATATGCGCAAGAAGCTGAAAGTGACAGTTCTCGGAGCACGCAACAGGATACGAAACACACTGAGGTTCGAGATGTGGTGCACGGTCTACAATGTGCTGAGGGCAAGTTTCCTGCTCAGGCGGCAGTGCGCCTGA